In a single window of the Alphaproteobacteria bacterium LSUCC0684 genome:
- a CDS encoding uroporphyrinogen-III synthase — MLEIKAHAFVLPPLETIDAVVLTSRHAAPRLAGRGVEDLTCFCVGKTTAAAAADAGLNHTISGPGDGRGLAQLILDHPYKSLLWPSAVDTGFDIKAALEPKGILTHRITVYEAAPVDGFTHESIEMLKSGRVRAVLAHSGRAGEHFTNLIKREGLGHLLETMTMIAISSRAAGLCGTDWHSIVVVDQPRRGAMLDAAIMAVNEPGLPQKRGNHGRP, encoded by the coding sequence ATGCTTGAAATCAAAGCGCATGCTTTCGTTCTTCCTCCTCTTGAAACTATTGATGCGGTTGTCCTGACCAGCCGACATGCGGCACCACGGCTTGCGGGAAGAGGTGTTGAAGATCTAACCTGCTTCTGCGTCGGCAAGACTACAGCTGCGGCAGCCGCTGATGCAGGCCTGAACCATACGATATCCGGTCCTGGCGACGGCAGGGGGCTTGCCCAGTTGATCTTAGATCATCCTTACAAATCGCTGTTATGGCCCTCGGCGGTGGATACCGGCTTTGATATCAAGGCTGCGCTCGAGCCAAAAGGAATTCTGACCCATCGGATAACTGTCTACGAAGCGGCACCTGTTGATGGTTTCACCCATGAAAGTATTGAGATGCTGAAATCTGGCCGTGTCCGTGCCGTGCTGGCGCATTCGGGACGCGCAGGTGAACATTTCACCAACCTGATCAAAAGGGAAGGTCTTGGCCATCTTCTTGAAACCATGACAATGATCGCTATCAGCTCTCGTGCTGCTGGACTTTGCGGCACGGACTGGCATAGCATTGTGGTAGTGGATCAACCGAGACGCGGCGCCATGCTGGATGCCGCCATCATGGCTGTTAACGAGCCCGGACTTCCGCAAAAAAGAGGTAATCATGGCAGGCCGTAA
- the hemC gene encoding hydroxymethylbilane synthase, with amino-acid sequence MHDDPVFSEDQPIRLASRASPLAIAQTREVQTRLGPVISRIDTFSTRGDEVQDRSLAELGGKGLFVKTLEAALIRGDADAAVHSAKDMENHINDGTYMAAYLEREDRRDALIGPYADLSSLPKGAVIGTASVRRAAMLRAQRPDCKPRLLRGNVNSRLRQLNEGNYDAIILAMAGIKRLDLDIDYHPLDEEVFLPAACQGVIAIQARNDDTQRGHAIYTALTSLGHAPTTVEVQAERALLASLDGTCRTPIGASAHLKDGILKMKACLLNLDGSQCFEAEASASADDAMLLGSDIGKRLLDQAGGRAFIHAQKDGF; translated from the coding sequence ATGCATGATGATCCCGTCTTTTCTGAAGATCAGCCGATCAGGCTTGCCAGCCGGGCGTCGCCTCTGGCGATTGCCCAGACCAGAGAAGTTCAGACCCGCCTCGGTCCAGTAATTAGCCGAATTGATACATTCTCTACTCGAGGTGACGAAGTTCAGGACAGATCGCTGGCCGAACTCGGCGGCAAAGGTCTTTTTGTCAAAACACTCGAAGCCGCCTTGATTAGGGGGGACGCAGATGCGGCGGTACATTCCGCCAAGGACATGGAAAACCACATTAACGATGGCACCTATATGGCGGCCTATCTTGAACGCGAAGACAGGCGTGATGCGCTGATCGGCCCTTACGCTGATCTATCATCACTGCCCAAAGGTGCGGTGATCGGAACGGCATCGGTGCGTCGGGCAGCCATGCTTCGTGCCCAGCGGCCTGACTGCAAGCCGAGACTGCTTCGCGGCAACGTCAATTCAAGGTTAAGGCAACTGAATGAAGGCAATTACGATGCCATCATCCTGGCAATGGCAGGTATAAAACGGCTTGACCTTGATATCGATTACCATCCGCTTGATGAAGAGGTCTTTCTGCCAGCTGCCTGCCAGGGGGTCATTGCTATTCAGGCAAGGAATGATGATACACAACGCGGCCATGCGATCTATACCGCCCTCACCAGCCTTGGTCATGCACCGACAACGGTAGAAGTCCAGGCCGAACGCGCTTTACTGGCCTCTCTTGACGGCACCTGCCGGACCCCGATCGGCGCGTCAGCGCATCTCAAGGATGGCATCCTTAAGATGAAAGCCTGCCTGCTCAACCTTGATGGCAGTCAATGTTTTGAGGCCGAAGCCAGCGCCAGCGCCGATGATGCGATGTTGCTTGGGTCGGATATTGGCAAACGTCTTCTTGATCAGGCAGGTGGCCGCGCATTTATCCATGCCCAAAAGGACGGTTTCTGA